In one window of Fibrobacter sp. UBA4297 DNA:
- a CDS encoding peptide chain release factor 3 produces MNPEIEKRRTFAIVSHPDAGKTTITEKFLWYGNVIREAGHVRAKANKSYTVSDWMKIEQQRGISVSSSVLNFPFEGCMFNLVDTPGHQDFCEDTYRALTAVDAALVLIDSVNGVEKQTIRLMNVCRMRHTPIITFINKMDLDGRHVLDLLDQIESVLQIKTAPFTLPIGVGKLFKGVYSIAENTFHTFNPDDGKQEIIQMEGPDDPRLVELCGENWVAQFREEYEMVTGGMDPFDHEKFLKGEMCPVFFGSAVNNFGVRQLLNAFAKLAPPPMIRDTDKRPVKPDEDAFSAFVFKIQANMDPKHRDRTAFLRICSGSFTRGEKVFHVRTGRDIRLAAPTAFLAKDKEVIDHAWAGDIVGINDPGLFRIGDTLTDGEKMNFTGIPDFAPEHFARVTLLNPLKSKQMAKGLAELSEEGATQLYEPLKSAVPVVGVVGELQFDVLKFRLQSEYGADVQLDRVPAHCIRWVKGPEADVGKFAEEYAGDCMMDKERNLVCLFPNEYRLNLALKNYERLSFAETSQG; encoded by the coding sequence ATGAATCCAGAAATTGAAAAACGCCGCACTTTCGCCATTGTCAGCCACCCTGACGCCGGTAAAACCACCATCACCGAAAAATTCCTGTGGTACGGGAATGTGATTCGCGAGGCTGGTCACGTGCGCGCGAAGGCCAACAAGAGCTACACTGTTAGTGACTGGATGAAGATTGAGCAGCAGCGTGGAATTTCTGTTTCGAGTTCCGTGTTGAACTTCCCGTTTGAAGGTTGCATGTTCAACCTCGTCGATACCCCGGGGCATCAGGACTTCTGCGAAGACACGTACCGTGCGCTCACCGCCGTGGACGCTGCCCTTGTGCTTATCGATAGCGTGAACGGTGTTGAAAAGCAGACGATTCGCTTGATGAATGTTTGCCGCATGCGCCACACGCCGATTATCACGTTCATCAACAAGATGGACTTGGATGGCCGCCATGTGCTCGACTTGCTCGACCAGATTGAAAGCGTTTTGCAGATTAAGACGGCTCCCTTTACGCTCCCGATTGGCGTCGGTAAGCTTTTCAAGGGCGTCTATTCCATCGCTGAAAATACGTTCCACACGTTCAACCCGGACGATGGCAAGCAAGAAATTATCCAGATGGAAGGTCCGGACGATCCGCGCCTCGTTGAACTCTGCGGTGAAAACTGGGTCGCGCAATTCCGCGAAGAATATGAAATGGTCACGGGCGGTATGGATCCGTTCGACCACGAAAAGTTCCTGAAGGGCGAAATGTGTCCGGTGTTCTTCGGTTCTGCCGTGAACAACTTCGGTGTGCGCCAGCTTTTGAACGCTTTTGCAAAACTCGCTCCGCCGCCGATGATCCGCGATACGGACAAGCGCCCGGTCAAGCCGGACGAAGACGCTTTCAGCGCGTTTGTCTTCAAGATTCAGGCCAACATGGACCCGAAACACCGCGACCGCACGGCATTCCTCCGCATTTGCTCGGGCAGCTTTACCCGTGGCGAAAAGGTTTTCCACGTGCGTACGGGCCGTGACATCCGCTTGGCTGCTCCGACTGCCTTCCTCGCGAAAGACAAGGAAGTCATTGACCACGCCTGGGCGGGCGACATCGTGGGTATCAACGATCCGGGACTTTTCCGCATTGGCGATACGCTCACGGACGGCGAAAAGATGAACTTCACGGGCATCCCGGACTTTGCCCCTGAACACTTTGCCCGCGTGACGCTTTTGAACCCGCTCAAGTCTAAGCAGATGGCGAAGGGTCTTGCCGAACTTTCGGAAGAAGGTGCAACGCAGCTCTATGAACCGCTCAAGTCCGCAGTGCCTGTCGTGGGCGTTGTGGGTGAACTCCAGTTTGACGTGCTCAAGTTCCGTTTGCAGAGCGAATATGGCGCCGACGTGCAGCTCGACCGCGTGCCCGCCCATTGCATCCGCTGGGTGAAAGGCCCCGAAGCTGACGTGGGCAAGTTCGCCGAAGAATACGCCGGCGACTGCATGATGGACAAGGAACGCAATCTTGTGTGTCTCTTCCCGAATGAGTACCGCCTGAACCTTGCGCTCAAAAACTACGAACGCTTGAGCTTTGCAGAAACTTCACAGGGGTAA
- a CDS encoding DNA-deoxyinosine glycosylase — MATKKSQTRTAKNTRTRVTHEFPALFDANSEVLLLGSIPSPKSREQGFYYGHPQNRFWKVLASVLSEPLPETIDEKKAMLLKHHIALWDVLDSCTIIGASDTSIEDVVPNDIASLLAKTKIKRIFCTGATAHKLYEEYCEKATGIKAIKLPSTSPANCAVKFEKLVEAYRVIRRKDATT, encoded by the coding sequence ATGGCAACAAAGAAGTCGCAAACTAGAACAGCAAAGAATACAAGGACTCGGGTAACACACGAGTTTCCCGCACTTTTCGACGCCAATTCGGAAGTTCTTTTGCTCGGTTCCATCCCCTCACCCAAATCGCGCGAACAGGGATTCTATTACGGGCATCCACAAAACCGCTTCTGGAAAGTTCTCGCAAGCGTCCTAAGCGAACCACTCCCCGAGACAATCGATGAGAAAAAAGCGATGCTCTTAAAGCATCACATCGCCCTTTGGGACGTTCTCGACAGTTGCACCATCATTGGCGCAAGCGACACGAGCATCGAAGACGTGGTGCCGAACGACATAGCCTCGCTCCTTGCGAAAACAAAAATCAAGCGCATCTTTTGCACAGGCGCCACCGCCCACAAGCTCTACGAAGAATACTGCGAAAAAGCAACAGGCATCAAAGCCATAAAACTCCCCTCCACCTCCCCCGCCAACTGCGCCGTCAAATTCGAAAAGCTCGTGGAAGCGTATAGGGTAATTAGACGAAAGGACGCTACTACGTAG